TTACTGGAGTTATTGATTCCGAACCGTAGCTCTTCCATCTTTAAGTGACCAAGAGGCTTCGTTAAGATATCAGTCAACTGTTTCTGTGTCTTCACATACTCCACCTCTATGTCTCCTCGTTACACACAGTCACGTATAAAACAAAATTTTGTGTGAATGTGCTTACTTCTCTCATGATGAATTAGATTATTGGTGAGTGCAATGGCAGACTTGTTGTCAATTTTTAACACTACGCTATCCTGCTTCTCCTGTTAAATTTCACCCAACAATCTTGCTAGCCATACTCCCTAACACACACTAATAAACTCGGCTATATATTCAGCTTCACAAGACGATAGTGCCAccacttttttttttgggacACCCATGTGATTGGATTATCCCCAAGGAAACAAATCACACCCGTGGTGCTCTTCCTATCATCAACATCACCTGAAAGATTATTGTCACTGTATCCTGTCAGTTTCAGACCTGAATCCTTTCCATGTGTATAGTGGCATCCATGATTGATTGTACCATTCACATATCTCAGAATCTGTTTAACTATAACCATGCGGGTTGTAGTTTGTGCTTTCATATAACGGCTAATAACACTAATTGAATATGCCAAGTCAAGTCTTGCATTTACCAAGTATCTTAGGCTGCCTATTACACTCTTGTACAGAGTTGAATCCATTGATGGACTGTCATCTAGCTTGCTTAATTTCAATCGAGCTTCCATTAGAACCTGGCAAGGTTTGCAATCGGCTAAATCCATCTTTTCAAGAATTTTTACGGCCTAACCTACTTGACAAAGAGTAATACCTTGTTATTCTTGCGATATTTTGATCCCTAGATAATAGCTCAATAATTCGAAATCACTCATCTCGAACAGACTCTTCATTTGATCCTTGAAGTATGCAATATCATCCATATAGACTCCCACCAGAATAGActcttcatttgttcttgaaCCTGTGATGATGAGATTATCCATATAGACTCCCACCAAAGTGATCGCACCCTCCATAGACCTTGTATACACAACATATTCAATTGGACATCTCACAAATCCAAGGTCATGTAATCTCTTATTAAGCTTTGCATTCCATGCCCTGGGAGCTTGACGCAGACCATACAAAGTCTTGTTCAACTTTAACATTTTATCCTATTGACCCTTCTCTACAAACCTAGCCAGCTGCACTACGTATACATCTTCTTCAAGTTCACTATTTGAGAATGTTGACTTGACATCTGTGATGTACCTGCCATACTTTATGCGCTGCAAGTGCCAAAAACATTCTCATTGTTTCCAATCTCATGACCGGGGCAAAAACTTCATTGAAGTCTATGCCTTGCTTCTGTACGTAGCCCTTTAAAACCAACCGAGCTTTGTGCCAGACAATGTGTCCAaatggatttttttaaattttgaaaatccaCTTTAGACCTATGGCTTTGTGTCCCTTCGGCAATTCTATGAGCTCTCAAGTCCCATTCTTCTTAATGGCCAACATTTCCTCTATCATAGCTTGTCTCCAATTTTCATTGCAAGCTACTTCCTCATATGTTATTGGTTCTTCCAATGATAAGAAATAGAGCCCTACCTCATCTTCTATCTCCTTTGTTCATCATAAATTTCTTGCAATGATCGGTATCGCCAGACATCTTCTGAACTGGAATCGAATTCACTTGAGGAAGTTGACATCGACGGTACACTCCTTGCAGGAATGCTCCTTCTCAGATCGTAGATGTTCGGCGTTCGTGACACACTCCTTTTCAGATCACAGCTCACTGGCATCATTCATAGCACACTCCTTTTCGGATCATAGCTCACAGATGTTTGCAGCACACTCCTTGCTGGGCTCGCGTCTTCTTCATATCGTCCATTAGAATGAGCGATGCGTTTAGCTCCGTTCCCTATACCTTCTCTAAACTCATTATATATAGTTAGTTTTTTACCTGAATTAAATAGAGTTTCCCTTGGAGTGGACTCCCAACTCCATTGGTTGTCTTCCTCAAATAGGATATCTCTACTCACATGCACTCTTCCTGTCTTTGGATTATAAACTCTGCAAGCTTTAGTCCCAGGTTCATCATCGATAAAGACCATTGTATTACTTCTGTCTTCCAATTTCCTAAGATGTGGAGAGATGTCTTTCACGTGTGCTAGGCATCCAAACACACATAGGTGATGTACATTAGGCATCCAAACATACGTAGGTGCTTGATACAGTGTCCTCCTTTCTACACTCTTCATTGGGGATTTGTTCAAAAGGTAGACTGTCGTTCATGCCGCTTTTGCCCAAAACATGGTAGGCATCTCTTTGCTCTTCAAGAGACTCCTTGTCATTGCCATGAtcgttaaatattaaatttaattacttcTCCATCAAATTCTATGGTGAGAGCACCATCATGCacatttattttagttttagtcgtgctaagaaaaggcctacccaacaaAATATCAGATGTAATCTTAACTTTATCATCTTTCATGTCAATGAtgtaaaaatctgcaggaaaaaTTAACCCATCAACTtggactagaacatcttctaaaATATCCTCGGGATACACAATAGATCTATTAGTAAGTTGGATGACAACACCTGTTTTCTTTAAGAGACCAGCTTTTaatgaattatatatagataaaGGCATGATATTAATTGAGActccaagatcacacatagctttttTAAATCTAAGATTACCAATGGTGCAAGAAATAGTAAACATACCTCTATCATTGTATTTAGGAGGCAAGTTCGACACAAAGTGCCCAAACTCATTACAATTAAAACACCGTACctttttttatatcaaatttcTTAGATCTCCAATTCTCATTGTTGTCGCATCCTCGTCCACGGCCGCGCTCTGAGCCACCATGCCTATGCCCACAACCATGTCCACGAGCACCGCCATTATCACACCCTTTGGCATGTTCTTTCGGTGAACCAGCTCTTGAGCTCACCATCTTCTCATGCGCATACCACTCCATGCGTATTAGGAGTACATGCTCACCTCTTTTCATGCCACGGTTGTGTAGGCGCTCTTAATGAGCCTTAAGTGAACCAGTCACTTCCTCCATTATCTTGCTCTTCAGATCACCGAACTCCTCAACTATAGAGGCAATTTGGATGAATTTCAGTGACATTGCATGCAACATCTTCTTCCCTATGTACTCCTCGTCTAATTTTTCACCAAGTCCGTGCAGCTTGTTGACGACGGTAGACACCCTACCAACGAAATTATCGACAGCTTCATCATCATCCATGTAAAGACTCTCAAACTCCCATCTCAGAGTTTGTGCTTTCACctctgataggcggttgtcgaagccgtcaaaaataaacctattaaacaatcaacaataaacttgtagatagtggcaatagggtcgaaccacagggaattgacactaaagatcttcctaataataaccaagatgagtaaataacaaataattaaaagatgggggtttgatttgatgatagcaaaagaaagcaataatttaaatagatgagaatttcaatgagaaagagattctagctgaagtgtgagtctaattcagtttgttcagaattgatcattgattattaaagactcctatttgatttcaataaatcagttttggttgtggaagacgcttctcacaatccaaattcttccttagttctagtttgattaggaaacgttcgctaatcaaacactaatcaacaagttgccaaggaacgtccttggggcattgtagcatcgaacaactgttgattgcattaagacttagaaaaacccaattctatccttgccaaccgcgtggtcaagtttagattatgcaacttgattaaatgtgtatttgaacaacctaagcaattacggacctaaatcattcaaacaatattacttaagcaatttaaaagcaatgggcccttattgattctaaaagcaaagtaataattatggaaaagatcagtttgcataaatattgaaacaaacaagagttcaacaatggagtattaaacctcccaattcatcacaaatctgaatattctcaacttcaactagaaaataatgaatttagccactcatggtgactaaaatacacaaaaagattaaaagaagagaaaagggaaaagttGCAGAGCTTCTGGCGAAGGGGAGAGTATGCTGAATTGCTATCTCGATAATCCTTTGCTGGTTTTGAGActacccttttatagctgaagaattgtctagggttttgaaatccctttttgatttgatgttggactcctcttttgatgttgaatttaattgcaattggatttccttggatgagaagttctttcgtggctcttggataagtgttggtagtgattggattggatttggacttctgaaaattcggatttctgtttgctgtccattttcccgctctgctgtaattttctgctatcaaagtgatttgcccggcgatttgaccagtttcttgggcaaatcactgggcaaatcgcttctctgtgagtcagtcctctatgcctctgcgagtgatttggccagtgattctcgattgtcttggtcaaatcgcttgcccatgtcactgctgtctgttgcctctggatatctgttttagcttgatctgggcagtgattggagcagatttttgggcaaatcactgggcaaatcatctttttgcaaattttctgcactttttctcccattttccagattcttccttttctgtaaaaacaagataaaaaccataaattaagctagaaaatgtgtaaataagcaataaaagagataataaaaatgtggctaaattgtgcttgatcaaatacccccacacctagctttttgcttgtcctcaagcaacaaataacttagccaatcaagcccctttttccttagagcctaagtaccacttaatcagctccccctagactcctaatctgaattatcacagtatagagtacatgcactaaggtcatcctctcctttccttgtttcctttcacctaccatggtcaagagaaaggtttttgaatcaatcatgcttattcctttatgttagttttaatgcaacccctaggagtgacctgccaccttctctctttctcctttttatttatatttttattttcagcagcacttattcttattcttgcctgaaaaagtcactaacctttttacgcgattgtgtacatgggtgatacacccccggttactcagttagtcacttgttcaagtggctactagctctgttcatagtctagaccatcgaaacttatttgcttgaaaaaattactgacctttttacgcgattgtgtacatgggtgatacacccccggttactcagtcagttacttctccaagtggctattaggctcagttcatagtcttagaccattggaacaagtttgtgatttgtgctttgtgctggtttttcatgataatttgggcaaatcagctcatagggagttacactcactttgtgtttgcatgtatttgtattttaatttcccttgaccacaacAAGTTTAAGGGTTCAATTCAAGTGAAGAacttcctaagtgaaggtagcatACTGTGAGTAATTCAACTAAGGCTTAGAGGGGTGgccaatcaatggggtcatgagataagggcactctttcaaccttgttatTTATGTTGAGTAAAGCAACtagctacaaaattctgtgtgtgtgtgctagGAGTGTgaaaaaattctggtgtgtgcaaaaaggggtaaaaaaaaacaaaaagaaacaaaaagaaatcaaaaggaTTGACAGATCAAAAGAATGGAATAAAgactctccagtacccccacacctatcccacatattgtcctcaatgtgtaagtatatatataaaagaatgaaaaaggaaagggaaagatatttcctggcctgggggtgatttgaccagtgacttgagCAAGTACTGGGCAAATTACTGGGCAGATCGCTATCAGTgacggtgctggggcagaaagtggtccaccagcaggttcaacaagtgctccatcctcTGCATTTGGTCCTCAATCCTACTGAGACGAGCCTCgactgtctggttgggggcttcgtcttcgtgtggctgaggagcatcctgcTGAGGGGCTGCTGGTGGTGGCTCATTTGCTGGTCCTTGGCCTATTGCCTGGGTTGCCTCATTTACTGGTTCTGCGGTGGAGGCTGGCTGCTGTGTGCTGGTGCTTATGGTGACTTTCTTCCTTCTGAaaacacgctcatggcgtggcgttactggacctgcaggtgcaatagaaaaaacatcccccaccttacaaagcaaccccatatcatctaATGTGCGTAAGTccaagggggttgttttgggggtgGGGGAGAGGTCAGTATATGCGGGGTGCAATAGCTTgagattcactgcaatggcagtgatccAAGGACCAAAAATCAAGGGCCTATTATATTGTATAATGCTGGAGagttgggtggcaacccaataTCCAAGATGTATTTTCCTgcccctgtgcatgcaccaaaggAAATACAACTcagttctggtcaggatgttggaggcatccttcctcccagagAATGTGTAGGCCAGGTATCTGTGAAGGTATTTCAGACTGGGGTTGCTGAGGTATAGGTCCTTGGACCTAGTGGGTGAGTATGAGTCAGGTGGATTATCACTGAGTTCCAAGTATGCAGAGTTTTGATCAAACTCAGCAGGGAAGTCCCAGGTTGACTGtgggcattcacagcccatggctaTGCCGAACTCCTGCAGGGATAAGCGAAATCGCTTCCCCAACAATCTAAATCCAATGGTGCCAGGTGTGTGTATGTTGTGCATGGCaggtttatcaaaataaaatgtggTGAAAAACTCCTGTGTGAGTTCCAGGAAGGATGGCATGCGCAGGAGGAAGAAAGTGTCCCAGCCAATAGCAGAAATTAGAGAACGTACCTGGGAATGTAGTTTCAGTGCTCCAAGGGTGGCATGATGGATATACTTACCTGGATGATATGGTAAGGATGAAATTTTAAGCAGCCTGGTGCGTTCAGAAATTTTGTTGAATGTCAGTGCTTTGACGATGTGATCTGGGTGTGTTggcctgggcaaatcgctgggcaaattgCTGGGCATATCACTGAGTGTGTCTGTGGGCACATCGCTAGGCACATCACTTGGCAAGTCCCTGGGCGCATCGCTGGGCATAGCGCTGGTGAAGTCAGTAGGCGCATCGCTAGGCACATTGCTTGGCATATGGCTGGGCACAGCGTTGGGCACATCGCTGGTGGAATCAGTTGGCGCATCAGTGTCTTTGGTGATGGTAGGTTCCGGTTCTGGCTCGAACCTCGGTGGCGACTgagttcttggccgtttctggcTGTGGCCGGTGGGAGTGGTGGTTTCGGGGAACTTTTTGCCCTCAGGGCTTGCCGTCGGGGCTAATGTGGATGGCGGCGTTCTTGGCCGTTTCTTTTGCCGGCGATATATCTGGACGGCCGGTGAATCGGTGCGTCCTGTTCCTGTGCTTGTGGCTGGTGGTGTTTCGGCGCTGGCGGTGGCTGGTGGAGGTGTGTCCCACGCCTCGTCATCACTGTCGGAGGGTGTGGGTCTCGGCAGCCCTAAtttcttccacatgaatggtccgccggtggccttcaTCTTGATTCTTACCATGGTGGTCTTTGAGTCTgccggtgggtgagtggtggtcggagaggagaggagaaatcttgaagaagaagaagagataaaacaGTAGTTTAGCGtaaagattaaaaataaaagaaaatactaCTTAAAGTGATTAGGGAATGTGatctgccctgatcattaaatGCTAGCCCTCTGGATTTatgacagggtgatttgcccagtgatttgggtaagcagtgggcaaatcacttggccagacCGCTTCTCCTTTGCAGGTgctgggctggtactgttcacgcccttttctgatgatgtgcttgattttgcgattggaccggtgatcttggtcaaattatctgggcaattgggcaaatcactgccctgatcacttgtgattatggtacattcagtcgatttgcccggcGGTTTGGGCAagtattgggcaaatcactgggcaaatcactgcctctgggctgcctcccagtagcgccctgttttctgtcttgggctggacttcagtgtcttgctcagcagtcttgggaagggggatccaagggaacctcctccacaacatggacagtaaaaccttcatagaatctcttcaaacgatgcccattaaccttgaaaactttgcttgtttgtggactccgtatgtcaacagctccatgtggataaacatgctcaaccaagaatggcccaatccacctagaccgaagctttccagggaataatttgaacctggaatcaaaaagcaagaccttatcaccaacttggaagtgttttctggagatatttttgtcatggaatgctttggtctttgctttgtaatcccatgaagcttcatatgcatcacgccgaatttcctctagctcttgaatctgtaattttctgtgaactccagcctctttttcatcaagattacagctcttcacagcccaataggctttatgttcaagttccacaggtagatggcatgctttcccataaatcagcctatatggagacatcccaattggagttttgtatgctgttctatatgcccataaggcatcattgaggcgtgtactccagtcctttcgatttgggcagaccgttttctccaagatggacttgatctctctatttgacacttcagccagcccattggtttgaggatgataggcagtagatgttctatggatgacatggtgcttcttgaggagagtttctactaccttgttgcaaaaatgggtgcctcggtcactgatcATGGCTTTGGGC
This genomic interval from Manihot esculenta cultivar AM560-2 chromosome 12, M.esculenta_v8, whole genome shotgun sequence contains the following:
- the LOC110627635 gene encoding uncharacterized mitochondrial protein AtMg00810-like, whose amino-acid sequence is MDLADCKPCQVLMEARLKLSKLDDSPSMDSTLYKSVIGSLRYLVNARLDLAYSISVISRYMKAQTTTRMVIVKQILRYVNGTINHGCHYTHGKDSGLKLTGYSDNNLSGDVDDRKSTTGVICFLGDNPITWPEDLITHLKRARRLVPENYSLRSKSSEICPVVRV